Proteins found in one Candidatus Bathyarchaeia archaeon genomic segment:
- a CDS encoding diphthine--ammonia ligase: MKVAVSWSGGKESGLAYYKAMNEGHQISLIVTFLWEIPILYHPLELVKLQSEAMKTPHIKVKVEKPYFEGYRRAISNLREKYGIEGIVTGDISITDSYHGDWMKNVCEGLNVELIRPLWNLNRYHILEELVSKGFKAIFTCVKKPWFNDYWLGRLLDNICIKELKELERKFGMDPCGEFGEYHTMLIDAPMFKEIIEISKFEKEQKNSTFLLKPIKFFLKTKILPCNNL; this comes from the coding sequence TTGAAGGTTGCAGTTTCATGGAGTGGAGGGAAGGAGTCTGGTCTTGCGTATTACAAGGCAATGAATGAGGGGCATCAAATCTCCCTCATAGTCACGTTTCTCTGGGAAATTCCCATACTTTATCATCCTTTGGAACTCGTGAAGCTTCAATCCGAAGCCATGAAAACCCCGCACATAAAAGTAAAAGTCGAAAAGCCCTACTTCGAGGGATACCGAAGAGCCATAAGTAACCTTAGAGAAAAGTACGGAATTGAAGGAATAGTTACTGGCGACATATCAATTACAGACAGTTACCATGGAGACTGGATGAAGAATGTTTGTGAGGGGCTCAACGTAGAACTCATCAGACCATTATGGAATTTAAACCGTTATCATATCCTAGAAGAATTGGTTTCAAAAGGTTTTAAGGCGATTTTCACATGTGTTAAGAAGCCCTGGTTTAACGATTACTGGCTTGGACGCTTACTTGATAATATTTGCATCAAAGAGTTGAAAGAGTTAGAAAGAAAATTCGGAATGGATCCGTGTGGGGAGTTTGGGGAATACCATACAATGTTGATTGATGCACCAATGTTTAAAGAAATCATCGAAATATCAAAGTTTGAAAAAGAGCAGAAAAATTCGACATTCCTTTTAAAACCTATTAAATTCTTTCTTAAAACAAAAATTCTTCCATGCAATAACCTGTAG
- a CDS encoding radical SAM protein, whose protein sequence is MGISYLTAYLESEGFDVDVYDFQVSPLSVESFVNKLQETEPGIIGISSTTLSYNSALKLAKIAKKACPSSLIIMGGPHVTVLDKEALFERPEIDVVVRGEGEHTLLEIAKLKASSSLSRLNQVLGITFRKNGEIVKTPDRPFIQDLDALPFPAFDHLPLEKYRLFGKTYLPIITSRGCPFQCTFCLASKMSGRKFRAQSPRRVVQDLEILRDKYGAEAITFYDDTFTFDIERVEKICEEIKRKDFRVPWDCRTRVDRVSRKLLAIMRSANCELIHFGVESGSQEILNAMRKGVTVEQNLRAIKWAKESGMLVAISVIIGYPGENEKTVQETMEFIRKTEPDYVYVCIPTPYPGTELYDIIKGLGWKISTNWDDYNEQTPVFENPNFPSEKIKRLRQEFYNKYLSPIYILRRSIKNDFYSRAMARVAMNYILWRLRIPRIIGVLKNTSRMLYKQSSHNANP, encoded by the coding sequence ATGGGAATAAGCTATCTGACGGCATACCTTGAAAGCGAAGGTTTTGACGTTGACGTATATGACTTCCAAGTATCCCCTCTCAGCGTAGAAAGCTTCGTTAACAAGCTGCAGGAAACCGAACCGGGAATTATAGGAATATCCTCAACAACGCTTTCTTACAATTCCGCACTTAAACTTGCTAAAATAGCCAAAAAGGCGTGTCCTAGCAGCCTAATAATAATGGGTGGGCCGCATGTTACAGTGTTAGATAAAGAGGCTCTTTTTGAACGCCCGGAAATTGATGTAGTTGTTAGAGGTGAGGGCGAGCACACTCTGCTTGAGATAGCCAAGCTCAAGGCTTCTTCAAGTCTAAGCAGGCTTAACCAGGTGCTTGGAATCACCTTCCGGAAGAACGGGGAAATCGTGAAAACACCTGATAGACCTTTTATACAAGACTTGGACGCGTTGCCATTTCCAGCATTTGACCATCTCCCCCTTGAGAAGTATCGCCTTTTTGGTAAGACGTATCTGCCAATCATAACAAGTAGGGGCTGCCCATTTCAATGCACTTTCTGCCTAGCCTCGAAAATGAGCGGGCGGAAGTTTAGGGCGCAAAGCCCGAGAAGAGTTGTACAGGATCTTGAAATCCTCAGGGATAAGTATGGGGCAGAGGCGATAACATTTTACGATGACACATTTACCTTCGATATAGAAAGAGTTGAGAAGATTTGTGAAGAAATTAAACGCAAGGACTTTAGGGTTCCATGGGACTGCCGCACGAGGGTTGATAGAGTCTCTAGAAAGCTTTTAGCCATTATGAGGTCAGCGAACTGCGAATTAATACATTTCGGCGTTGAGTCAGGCAGCCAAGAAATACTGAATGCTATGAGAAAAGGCGTTACGGTTGAACAAAACTTAAGAGCCATTAAATGGGCAAAGGAGTCGGGAATGTTAGTTGCAATATCAGTTATCATAGGGTACCCCGGAGAAAATGAGAAGACCGTGCAGGAAACTATGGAATTCATCAGAAAGACCGAGCCAGACTACGTTTACGTCTGTATTCCAACGCCTTATCCTGGCACAGAACTTTACGACATCATTAAGGGCCTAGGTTGGAAAATATCTACAAACTGGGACGATTATAACGAGCAAACACCCGTTTTCGAAAATCCTAATTTTCCGTCCGAAAAGATAAAAAGGCTTAGGCAAGAATTCTACAATAAATATTTGTCACCTATCTATATTCTACGCCGATCTATAAAAAACGACTTTTATAGTAGAGCTATGGCAAGAGTTGCTATGAACTATATCTTGTGGCGTTTAAGAATCCCAAGGATAATAGGTGTTTTAAAAAATACTTCACGGATGTTGTATAAGCAATCTTCGCACAATGCAAATCCTTAG
- a CDS encoding 4Fe-4S binding protein, with protein MSGNSMEADLSAMISSKKFIRYMRWTVKAVFLLLFVAPLPFLLRGQLIEVKSFFSTKTFTMVPITQSPDSIWLSYYGNVNPGLWILEPFGGLQVLLTGHVETRLLVPTVIAILIFVAVIILLGNVFCSWICPLGTLIDCFDMFLGKFFPKTEAKREKRRTQSKQNKKGGKTREACLTCPLHMKLVGKNKVLAQGIMASSFIATIFLRYPAFCVVCPIGIVSRGMIHLKSIKTALAVKGKQLILWLEMFAIPVIAILLSLKERRYWCRKLCPVGVFLGSIGLLNPFFKPRVEENKCVMYGCPENCKDYSMDYCVICRLADAKKCEKVCPVDINLFDHGSLANCTKCLECYVACDYNAITVDFLGKSEIFSIVNQFYNKARCFLKRRFG; from the coding sequence TTGTCTGGTAATTCAATGGAAGCTGATCTGAGTGCGATGATCTCAAGCAAAAAGTTTATCCGATATATGAGGTGGACAGTTAAGGCTGTTTTCCTCCTTCTTTTCGTAGCACCGTTACCTTTCCTTTTAAGGGGGCAACTGATTGAGGTGAAAAGTTTCTTTTCAACAAAAACTTTTACAATGGTACCAATCACTCAGTCACCTGACAGCATATGGTTAAGCTATTACGGTAACGTAAACCCTGGACTATGGATTTTAGAACCCTTCGGCGGTTTACAGGTTCTGCTCACAGGTCATGTTGAAACTCGTCTTTTAGTTCCAACAGTTATCGCTATCCTAATTTTTGTCGCAGTCATCATTCTTTTAGGGAATGTCTTTTGCAGCTGGATATGTCCCCTGGGCACCTTAATAGATTGTTTCGACATGTTTTTGGGAAAATTTTTTCCAAAAACTGAAGCTAAAAGAGAAAAGAGACGCACACAATCAAAACAGAACAAAAAAGGGGGAAAAACTCGCGAAGCATGTTTAACATGCCCATTACACATGAAACTTGTAGGTAAAAACAAGGTTTTAGCGCAAGGAATTATGGCATCATCTTTTATTGCAACAATTTTTTTAAGGTATCCCGCTTTTTGCGTCGTTTGCCCTATAGGAATAGTTTCAAGGGGTATGATACATCTGAAAAGCATTAAAACAGCGTTAGCTGTTAAAGGAAAACAGCTGATACTATGGCTTGAAATGTTTGCAATTCCAGTTATAGCCATACTATTAAGCTTGAAAGAGAGAAGATACTGGTGCCGGAAGCTATGCCCTGTTGGAGTTTTTCTGGGATCAATCGGCCTCCTTAATCCATTTTTCAAACCTAGGGTAGAAGAAAACAAATGCGTCATGTATGGTTGTCCCGAGAACTGTAAGGATTATTCAATGGATTATTGCGTTATCTGTCGCTTGGCTGATGCTAAGAAATGTGAAAAAGTCTGTCCGGTTGACATCAATCTCTTTGATCACGGTTCACTTGCCAACTGTACGAAATGCCTAGAATGCTACGTGGCATGCGATTATAATGCCATCACCGTTGACTTTTTAGGTAAATCTGAGATTTTCTCTATCGTCAATCAATTTTACAATAAAGCACGTTGCTTTTTAAAGAGAAGGTTTGGTTAA
- a CDS encoding glycosyltransferase family 4 protein: MFKLGIFNTQPPHLYFGGVERRIMEFSKRLSEKINVTVYCGTKAGFSKACNFKKVKIVPCFSTDLFFPLDNWFFNRTICGAFDQIKADIFEAHTVSGYGLARALEKRRVRKPLIEVVHGVLADEYTRTTKVVHPTLRAKVSHALMRYVSKLEMETAQKATLIVTVSNYSLKKVVELYGVDEKKVRVVPNGVDPNVFKPMEDVDVFKKSLGIKDKYSVLFVGNLIPRKGVHFLIEAAQHVIKNNDRVVFLVVGDGPLRDFLISYSAKLGVCRNFIFLRKIHDSVLSIIYNCADVFVLPSLQEGQGIALLEAQASAKPVIAFDVGGVRECVKHGETGLLIKPDSFALAEAILKILGDESLRVKMGVSGRGFVCENFSWDICAKKMFDVYLEALEKFG; this comes from the coding sequence ATGTTCAAGCTCGGAATATTTAATACTCAACCTCCACACCTTTATTTTGGCGGCGTCGAGAGAAGAATAATGGAGTTCTCGAAGAGACTTTCTGAAAAAATTAATGTAACAGTGTATTGTGGGACTAAGGCAGGTTTTAGCAAAGCTTGCAATTTTAAAAAAGTGAAAATAGTGCCTTGTTTTTCAACGGATCTTTTTTTCCCACTGGATAACTGGTTTTTTAACAGAACAATTTGCGGAGCTTTTGATCAGATAAAGGCAGACATCTTTGAAGCGCACACTGTAAGTGGGTATGGGCTGGCTAGGGCGTTGGAGAAGCGTAGAGTTAGGAAACCTTTAATTGAAGTTGTGCATGGGGTTCTTGCCGATGAATATACCCGGACCACTAAAGTAGTTCACCCTACCTTGAGGGCAAAAGTTTCTCATGCTCTTATGCGTTATGTGTCCAAGTTGGAGATGGAGACGGCGCAAAAAGCGACGTTAATTGTGACTGTTAGCAATTATTCGCTAAAAAAGGTTGTTGAATTGTATGGAGTTGACGAGAAGAAGGTTAGAGTAGTACCGAATGGAGTTGACCCTAACGTCTTCAAGCCCATGGAGGACGTAGATGTTTTTAAAAAAAGTCTAGGTATTAAGGATAAGTATTCTGTACTTTTTGTTGGAAACCTCATCCCAAGAAAAGGTGTTCACTTCCTTATTGAGGCAGCTCAGCATGTAATAAAGAATAATGATAGAGTGGTTTTTCTAGTAGTTGGCGACGGGCCACTTAGAGATTTCCTAATTTCTTACTCAGCGAAACTGGGTGTTTGCCGAAACTTCATTTTTCTCCGAAAAATTCATGATAGCGTTCTTTCGATTATATATAATTGCGCTGATGTATTTGTTTTGCCTTCCCTGCAGGAGGGGCAAGGTATAGCTTTGCTGGAGGCTCAAGCTTCAGCTAAACCTGTAATAGCTTTTGATGTTGGTGGAGTCAGGGAATGTGTTAAGCATGGAGAGACCGGTTTGCTTATAAAGCCTGACAGTTTTGCTCTTGCAGAGGCAATTCTTAAAATTCTTGGAGATGAATCTTTGAGAGTCAAGATGGGAGTCTCCGGAAGGGGGTTTGTTTGCGAGAATTTTTCTTGGGATATTTGCGCGAAAAAAATGTTTGACGTATATCTGGAGGCGCTTGAAAAATTCGGATAA
- a CDS encoding PQQ-binding-like beta-propeller repeat protein, which produces MKRSRKILLPTLVLAAVMLLSGFGVVGAHTPPWRIPTYAYLEVFPSPIGKGQSLYVFGFMDKYPPTASGKYGDRWTMELIITKPDNTQEIKTYTSDPVGCIFDRYTPTQTGTYKFQLHFPEQVLEGKNPPPPPGYAPGFQLNLLFINDTFLESYSAIVSVTVQEEPIPEYAPPPLPKSYWTRPISQENLGWGQLTGNWLGLGWVKYPYGTRVNPYSKGPESAHIVWTRPITFGGIVEGQFDDLGYYTGISYESYWTPPVVMLGRLYYNTPAPPRYGWYCVDLRTGEEIWWHNSTGPILYEIWFFKEFYPQLRFGQLLDYESPNQHGILAYLWATYSTIPTVPAAYGNVWQMYDAFTGNWICNIINVPSGTTVLGKDGSILIYQLNAAKGWLALWNSSRAIWEAQKDLGTPGVWDINEYWMWRPRLGGTIDGSKGYSWNVTLPEGITGSIVAVLEDRILGTSGLAALGQFGTPPYTMWCLDTRPGHEGEKLWLKSYSPPPGNLTLSVGPVSLQDGVFTMRSKETRQWWGYSLENGSLLWGPTESETDLHMYGVSAAIAYGRLYSADSVGGGGTVYCYDVKTGQRLWTYETENLGLGGYWPRCTAILGHIADKKLYLYTNEHSPGPTLWAGAKLRCIDADNGTELWKISFWGNGPIVADGYLVDLNAYDNRIYCFGKGQTAIELSALPKVVSKGSSVLIEGRVLDLSPAAKGTPAVADEDMSGWMEYLVMQKSMPGTVRGVPVEVYAISETGETTMIGTATTDPLNGGIFRLLWTPPNEGTYIITAVFAGSKSYWDSYASTAIGVTSVAPTAAATVEALQPWNIVLTVLVAIAIVIGAANLYLLRKRK; this is translated from the coding sequence GTGAAGAGGTCTAGAAAGATTCTTTTGCCAACTTTGGTGCTTGCGGCTGTTATGTTGTTGTCAGGCTTTGGTGTTGTCGGCGCCCATACACCGCCTTGGAGGATTCCTACCTATGCCTATCTAGAGGTGTTTCCAAGTCCAATAGGCAAAGGACAGTCGCTTTATGTTTTTGGTTTCATGGATAAGTATCCGCCTACGGCCAGTGGTAAATATGGGGATCGATGGACAATGGAGTTGATCATCACTAAGCCGGATAATACGCAGGAAATCAAGACGTATACGTCTGACCCTGTTGGCTGCATATTTGACCGCTACACGCCAACCCAAACAGGCACGTACAAGTTTCAACTTCACTTCCCAGAACAAGTCCTGGAAGGCAAAAATCCGCCGCCGCCTCCTGGCTATGCTCCAGGTTTTCAGTTGAATCTACTGTTTATCAATGACACTTTCTTAGAGAGTTATAGTGCTATCGTTTCCGTCACAGTTCAAGAAGAACCCATCCCAGAATACGCACCCCCACCATTGCCAAAAAGCTACTGGACCAGACCCATAAGCCAAGAAAACCTAGGATGGGGACAATTAACGGGCAATTGGCTTGGACTAGGATGGGTTAAATATCCTTATGGAACCAGAGTTAATCCCTACAGTAAAGGACCTGAATCCGCTCACATAGTTTGGACGCGGCCCATAACCTTCGGAGGCATTGTGGAAGGGCAATTTGATGATTTAGGCTATTACACGGGCATTTCATACGAGTCTTATTGGACCCCGCCGGTTGTCATGTTGGGGAGGCTATATTACAACACTCCAGCCCCACCAAGATATGGATGGTACTGCGTAGATCTGCGAACCGGCGAAGAAATATGGTGGCATAACAGCACTGGACCAATACTCTACGAGATTTGGTTCTTCAAAGAATTCTATCCACAACTTAGATTTGGTCAATTGCTTGATTATGAGTCCCCTAACCAGCATGGAATCCTTGCCTATCTGTGGGCGACATACAGCACTATTCCAACGGTTCCAGCAGCATACGGCAATGTTTGGCAAATGTATGATGCATTCACTGGAAACTGGATATGCAACATAATCAACGTGCCTTCTGGCACAACGGTTCTAGGTAAAGATGGAAGCATTTTAATATACCAACTTAATGCGGCGAAGGGCTGGTTAGCACTTTGGAACTCAAGCAGAGCCATTTGGGAAGCGCAAAAGGACCTTGGAACACCAGGAGTCTGGGATATTAACGAATACTGGATGTGGAGGCCGAGGCTCGGCGGAACAATTGATGGCTCAAAGGGCTACTCATGGAATGTGACTCTACCCGAAGGGATAACAGGCTCCATCGTCGCAGTTTTAGAAGACAGAATACTCGGCACATCAGGTTTGGCTGCTCTAGGACAATTTGGTACACCCCCATACACCATGTGGTGTTTAGATACGAGACCCGGACATGAAGGCGAAAAGCTTTGGCTCAAAAGCTATTCGCCACCGCCAGGTAACCTAACATTATCCGTAGGTCCGGTAAGCCTTCAAGATGGAGTATTCACCATGAGATCAAAAGAAACAAGGCAATGGTGGGGTTACAGCCTTGAAAACGGCAGTTTACTGTGGGGTCCAACCGAGTCTGAAACCGACTTGCACATGTATGGCGTGAGTGCAGCAATAGCCTATGGTCGACTGTACAGCGCCGACTCCGTAGGAGGTGGCGGAACAGTTTACTGCTATGATGTTAAAACCGGACAGCGCCTATGGACTTATGAAACTGAAAACCTAGGCTTAGGAGGCTACTGGCCGAGATGCACCGCCATATTAGGCCATATTGCAGACAAAAAGCTTTACCTCTACACTAACGAGCACTCGCCTGGGCCTACTCTATGGGCCGGTGCCAAACTCCGCTGCATAGATGCAGATAACGGCACAGAATTATGGAAGATAAGCTTCTGGGGTAATGGACCTATTGTGGCTGACGGCTACTTAGTAGACCTCAACGCCTACGACAACCGAATATACTGCTTCGGAAAAGGACAGACAGCAATAGAGCTTTCCGCCCTGCCAAAGGTTGTCTCTAAAGGCTCGAGCGTCCTCATCGAAGGCAGAGTCTTAGACTTGTCTCCAGCTGCTAAGGGTACGCCTGCGGTGGCTGATGAGGATATGAGTGGTTGGATGGAGTATTTGGTGATGCAGAAGTCTATGCCTGGGACTGTTAGGGGTGTGCCTGTTGAGGTTTACGCCATAAGCGAAACAGGTGAGACAACAATGATTGGTACAGCCACTACAGATCCGCTTAACGGCGGCATCTTCCGCCTCTTATGGACGCCTCCAAATGAAGGAACATACATAATAACAGCCGTTTTCGCAGGAAGCAAAAGCTACTGGGACAGTTACGCCTCAACAGCCATAGGCGTAACATCAGTCGCCCCTACCGCGGCTGCCACAGTTGAAGCCTTGCAGCCTTGGAACATCGTTTTGACAGTGCTTGTTGCTATAGCAATAGTTATAGGCGCAGCTAACCTTTACCTGCTCAGAAAACGAAAGTAG
- a CDS encoding radical SAM protein codes for MRICLINPPRIHPKSWGKPSVFQPIEIAYVAAVLESEHDVCILDAAGEGWENIEDIDTARYRVGLKNEEIARRIKCWSPDVVGINVPFSGWSRMAFEVASIVKSIDKDITTVLDGVHPSARPLSCLENPNVDYVIIGEAEETWAELANLIERGANAQALKSIRGIGFRSGDDKIITKPRPLIKDLDSLPFPARHLLPMKAYFEAVKRNPLRGEVSKPWTMLITSRGCPYNCVFCTAHLVRGRVWRGRSPENVVEELEYLVDKYSVKQIDIHDDNMTLDRERVAKICDLIVQRDLDIEWFLPNGVRADTLDEDLLRKMRRSGCKRIYVAPESGVQRVVNEVIKKNLDLRKVEEVVALCRKIGIKVSCFFVIGLIGEKRQDIEATIRFAYRLRQLGADKFYFSYAMPLYGTELYNQAISSGLLKKDFSDDDLSAVQPIIETKEFTVEDLQRFCQKAYAINAASTLEKFKRIISNPRVALDTLYNEIRKFWKQESNVQARNI; via the coding sequence TTGCGAATATGCTTGATTAATCCACCAAGAATTCATCCAAAGTCTTGGGGAAAACCGAGCGTCTTTCAACCGATAGAGATAGCCTATGTAGCAGCAGTTCTCGAATCTGAACACGATGTGTGTATTTTAGATGCTGCTGGAGAAGGTTGGGAAAATATTGAAGACATTGACACCGCAAGATATCGTGTAGGCTTAAAAAATGAAGAAATTGCTCGTAGAATCAAATGCTGGTCTCCTGACGTTGTTGGGATAAACGTGCCTTTTTCCGGCTGGTCAAGAATGGCCTTCGAAGTTGCGTCTATTGTAAAAAGCATAGATAAAGATATAACCACAGTCTTGGACGGCGTTCATCCTTCCGCGAGACCCCTAAGCTGTTTAGAGAACCCGAATGTAGATTACGTAATTATAGGCGAGGCAGAAGAAACGTGGGCGGAACTGGCTAATTTAATCGAGAGGGGGGCTAATGCCCAAGCTCTTAAAAGCATACGTGGGATAGGTTTTAGAAGCGGTGATGATAAAATCATTACGAAGCCTCGACCATTGATTAAAGATCTGGATTCCCTACCATTTCCTGCAAGGCATCTTCTTCCGATGAAGGCTTACTTTGAAGCGGTGAAAAGAAACCCTTTAAGAGGTGAAGTTAGTAAGCCGTGGACTATGCTTATAACTAGTCGAGGATGCCCCTATAACTGTGTCTTTTGTACTGCTCACTTGGTTAGGGGGAGAGTTTGGCGCGGTAGAAGCCCTGAAAATGTTGTTGAAGAGTTAGAGTATCTAGTTGATAAGTATAGTGTAAAGCAGATCGACATTCATGATGACAATATGACATTAGACAGAGAAAGAGTCGCGAAAATCTGTGATTTGATTGTGCAAAGAGATTTAGACATTGAGTGGTTTCTGCCAAACGGTGTTAGAGCAGATACGCTAGACGAGGATTTATTGAGAAAAATGCGTAGGTCTGGATGTAAGAGGATATACGTCGCCCCAGAGTCAGGAGTTCAAAGGGTTGTAAACGAGGTGATAAAGAAGAATCTTGATCTTAGAAAGGTAGAGGAGGTTGTGGCCTTATGTCGAAAAATAGGGATAAAAGTATCTTGTTTCTTTGTTATCGGACTGATCGGAGAGAAAAGGCAAGATATTGAAGCGACCATTAGGTTCGCTTATAGGCTTAGGCAGCTAGGCGCAGATAAGTTTTACTTTAGTTATGCAATGCCCCTCTATGGAACAGAGCTTTACAACCAAGCCATCAGTAGCGGGCTTCTCAAAAAAGACTTCAGCGACGATGACTTGTCGGCCGTCCAACCCATTATAGAGACTAAAGAATTTACAGTTGAAGACTTGCAAAGATTTTGCCAGAAGGCTTACGCCATAAATGCGGCATCTACCCTTGAAAAGTTTAAGAGGATCATCAGTAACCCTAGAGTTGCCCTTGACACTTTATATAACGAAATACGTAAATTTTGGAAGCAAGAGTCAAATGTTCAAGCTCGGAATATTTAA
- a CDS encoding radical SAM protein: MILLINPHLPAESPWGLSKMLPPLGLTYIAAALEKQGFEVKIFDNYLFKKPINYIKFLVKKVNPEIIGISCNSVTYKNCIEIAKAVKEAVPKSKVVVGGPHPTYMPESMLRYKEVDFAVMGEGELAIVELAKRIIGGDNSNFTKVPGIAYRYNGKIVKNPPRFVNDLDRIPIPARHLIPLSKYDRRIEFLDVEPVDTMNVIRGCPFNCKFCETKKIWGSKPRTFSPYRVVEEIEHLTTNYCSKGIYFVGDNFTINEKWTKTLCNIIRKHKLDIEWICDTRVDLVSRDLLNAMKCAGCRTIWFGVESGSPRVLEKLNKGVTLPQVVHAFKLCKEVGIKVACSFMLGIPGETLEDMYATLRFAMKINPDWCQFNIFVACPGSALYEEVLEKRLYDRRDEFLLYVKTEDFNYESLLEIQRFFHATFHRAPARIIKRIVEGIKSPIGWKYFLGGLPRRFKAFLEGED; this comes from the coding sequence ATGATCTTACTTATCAACCCTCACTTACCAGCCGAATCACCTTGGGGACTTTCAAAAATGCTTCCACCACTCGGATTAACCTATATTGCGGCAGCCCTTGAAAAACAAGGTTTTGAAGTGAAAATTTTTGATAATTATTTGTTCAAGAAACCCATCAACTATATCAAGTTTTTGGTTAAGAAGGTTAACCCAGAAATAATAGGGATAAGTTGTAATTCTGTTACTTACAAAAACTGCATTGAAATTGCCAAAGCCGTTAAGGAGGCCGTTCCTAAATCAAAAGTTGTTGTGGGAGGGCCTCACCCAACGTATATGCCTGAAAGCATGTTACGCTATAAAGAGGTAGACTTCGCTGTTATGGGAGAGGGAGAATTAGCCATAGTGGAATTGGCTAAACGCATTATCGGTGGAGATAACTCAAATTTCACAAAGGTTCCAGGCATCGCGTATAGATATAACGGAAAAATTGTAAAGAATCCACCAAGATTTGTCAACGATTTAGATCGGATCCCTATCCCTGCTAGGCATCTCATTCCACTGTCTAAATACGATAGGAGAATCGAATTTCTGGATGTTGAGCCCGTTGACACAATGAATGTGATACGTGGCTGTCCATTTAATTGTAAATTTTGCGAAACTAAAAAAATATGGGGTTCAAAACCACGCACCTTTAGTCCATATAGGGTTGTGGAGGAGATAGAACATTTAACCACCAATTATTGCTCTAAAGGGATATACTTTGTCGGTGATAACTTCACAATCAACGAGAAGTGGACAAAGACGTTATGCAACATAATTAGAAAGCACAAATTGGATATCGAATGGATTTGCGATACTAGAGTTGATCTAGTTTCACGAGATTTACTGAATGCCATGAAATGTGCTGGGTGTAGAACCATATGGTTCGGAGTAGAGTCAGGTTCTCCTCGAGTGCTCGAAAAATTAAATAAAGGAGTCACTCTTCCTCAAGTGGTTCACGCGTTTAAACTCTGTAAAGAAGTGGGTATCAAAGTGGCATGTTCCTTTATGTTAGGAATACCCGGGGAGACATTGGAGGACATGTACGCTACATTGCGATTTGCCATGAAAATAAATCCTGATTGGTGCCAGTTCAACATATTTGTAGCTTGCCCAGGAAGCGCTCTATATGAGGAAGTTCTAGAAAAAAGGCTTTACGATCGTAGAGACGAATTTCTGTTGTATGTTAAAACAGAAGATTTTAATTACGAGTCGCTTTTAGAGATTCAAAGATTTTTCCACGCAACATTTCATAGGGCTCCTGCAAGAATTATCAAGAGAATTGTGGAGGGGATAAAGTCTCCCATTGGTTGGAAATATTTTCTTGGCGGTCTTCCAAGACGTTTTAAGGCTTTTCTAGAGGGCGAGGATTAA